The Mangrovivirga cuniculi genomic sequence GGATAAGCTCTCTCAATTAATATTGTTTCAAGTATTATTTTCTGAATCCGGAAGCTGGTTTTACCAGGAAATTCCATATGTCAATAATCCGGAAAAGCCGGGTTGTTTATTTATAATTCAAAGGATAGTTCATGGCAAGATCTCAAAACAGCTTTATTAAAAGGCAAAAAGAGAAAAAGAAGTTACAAAAGAAAAAAGAAAAAGAAGAGAGGAAGAAGGAACGCCAGGAAAATAACGACAAAGGTGGTGATTTGGAGGATATGTTAGCTTATGTTGACGAAAACGGAAATATAACAACAACTCCACCCGAGGAGAGAGAAGAGAAAAAAGAGAAGAAAGAGCAGAGAAGGGATCAATCAAGACCTAATAACAGAAAAGAG encodes the following:
- a CDS encoding cold-shock protein is translated as MARSQNSFIKRQKEKKKLQKKKEKEERKKERQENNDKGGDLEDMLAYVDENGNITTTPPEEREEKKEKKEQRRDQSRPNNRKENY